The genomic segment TTCCAAAATAGAAATTCTCCTCTCATTTATCTTCTCGCTCTTTGAGAGCAATCTGGATATTTGACAATATCccaacaaaaatacattggtTGACTTTAATTTCCTCGTGCAGTAATTAGCACGCAACATTTGGATTCTGTCTTTCTTTTCTCCCCCCCCTGGAGGTTTGAAGTTCTTTGGCAAAATAAACCATTCTTTTAATAGCTTGTTGTCCACCATGCACATATTGGGTATATGTCTTTATCCTGTATTTTTTAAGGCAAGCTGACTGGGCAAGTTTGCTGTGCATATTATGACTGACTAGCTTACTGTGTGGACTTTTCTTATTTGAGTCCAGCATCCATACATTATGGTTTGTCACCGCTCTGTCTCAGTGGACACTTCAATACCGGATAAACTCGTGGCAATACACACTTGAGCCATGGTATCATAGAGGTGCAGCTGTCGTCATAGACATTATGTGCTGGTTTGTTTGACTGTCTTTACCATCAATGGTGTGTAAATGATAGTAGTATTGTGAAAAGCGAAAGAATCTGAAACAAAGATTATGTTCAGGATGGAGCTatacattttgtcatttaaaaaaaatgtaaaccctGTTTTTGTATGTACTTATGGGTACTCTTGTTTTCTCCTAGAAGTTTATGTAATGTGGTGTATGGTTCTTCAAGTGAAATATATGCAGACGTGGAcaattcagttgtatttaactttagaGTTGAAAGCATTAGCTTTCATGATAGAAAAATGTAGATGCAATTTTTAAGgaaaatttgctcaaaatatttttgaatgtttttacacACAACATTAAAGCGTAACTATTACTGTTTTCTGATTTTCATGACCAGATTATGCATATTCCatacaaaatacttttaaaaaatgtcctgaAATGTAAGAATATATAGTTTGATGGTCTTGCAATTTAAAGGTAATcagttttattatatttttcccaCAGATCAAAGCAAAGAAACATCAATTGAAACAACTATTCCCCCCTTGTATTAAATAAACCCTTCCTTACCCAATAATAAAAGTCAATGCAACTCATAAAACTTATAGACCACAGTCTGCTAACATTGGTGCCCTAGATATCAAAATGTAAGATCTTTATGCTTTTGCAGCGTAAAATACAGttgataattgtattttttttcactggaaaGCAAGTACATTTGTATTTTCAGTTGATAATGTGACATCAAGTTGTCTCAGACATTTATACAGCAATTGAGCAAAATTGAAACACACCCACTTTTTTTGAAAAAGCGCCATCTTGCTTTGGTGATCATTAGGGCCTACTCTActatattctttgtttttcttgcacCTCTATGCATTGTTTTGTTGATACAAAGGATTGTAGGGGTTTAGGCATTTaatgattttgtttattttataaattatcTGTCTACAAGTGGACACTTATACACATAAACATGCGATTACActaatatgaaaacacacccccacacacccgCCCACACACACTCGTATGATAAGAACCAGTGTGACGCAAATATGCAAGTCAAGACCatatgtgttaaaaaaaaaattgcaagtatatattttgtataattGTATATGCATTGCATGCCGGTCCATTTAATGGTGGCGAACCTGCAacccgtgggccacatacggcccgcgtgAGTGTAAATGTTGGCCCAATTTGaaccacatacaaaaaaaaaaagaaaatgataacATTTCCAAACATCATGAACTAAAGTGTTCCTACAATTTAATATTGtgttcatatatacataaaccACCATGGCACTGAATAAAAATATCCTGAACcatgaattaatttttttacatattaaaaataattaaatcaggCATGTTTTCATTACATGGTATGAGTTTGTAGTTCAGTCTGAGTATCTCCAATGGCTTTTTGTTCCATGGGTGTGACCCCGTTAATGACTGAATcgataaaaacatatttacattgTACTGGTCACAACAGATTTTGAACGGCCTGTCACACTACTAATAGGAAGTGCCATGTACACacaacctacaaaaaaaaaaaaaaacaccccccaaaaacacacacacacacaaaaacatgctgCTTAAAAATCTTTATATAACTTATTGCACTGGTTGGTAATACATTGAATGTATGTACTTTTGCCATTTACCTATATTATAGCTATTAAAATAGAAAGTTATGGACAGTTATTTACGTtagcttttttattattttagtatCTATAAACTGTGcatttgtgtttatatataaatatatgcatgTGTTTACTTACACACAGGCTAAATGTGATGATAATTAAATTATAATATGAAGTTAATTATGGATCTAAGATCACGTTTGGTTAAATTTAATGAGTTAAAGGTGAatagtaacatttttttctttagtttttttttgttaatgcatGTCTAAATGGTGCCCtcggtttatttatttaccttctGTTCTTTTGTGCACAGAGAATGCCCAATTGAAACCTTTGGTTTTTATTACCCTTTAATGACCTTCAACCTCGACTCATTTTCGGAAATTCTCCGGGTCAGAGGTTGACGAACACTGGCGGTGCATTACAATCACTTTTATGTTGGGGGGCCCTTgtgagtcatcttttttttttattgttgctttGTCACTGCCGAGGAACTTCTGCATGTGACGTCAGCATTGCAATGTATAAATGCTCTCGTACATCAAAATACGAATACTGCTAACACGTAAATTCAAATTTTATCCTCTATGAGGTGAACTACATTGTAGATTTATGATGAAAATGCACTAAGAAATCTATATTTATGTACCTATTCCACCATCACTGAAGCTGGAAAGTTAGTTTGTGGCATTtcctcatttgcatttttacatAACTCAGCTGTGCTGTTGCTTCTGCAAGAAGCAGGGCGCACCTTTCATGACTATTAATTTTAATGATCGTGCAGCACAAAGCGCCAACGTGTTGCACTACTACACAcaaatgttttccatatctGACACTCTTGTTCCACTACTGTTAAAACCAAACAGGAGTGTAGGAAacataaaacatgattttcacaaCTTTTGAAAAGCTGGAATtccaattgggatttgacaatAATCGTCATGGGCACACAGTGCGTTATTTTCTATCCCAAACAGACAAATCATGCTCGGGGCggctattgtctttttttttttttttttgctggagtCATATTCAATCTACTGGACTTGGCCTGCAATAAACGTTTTTCTTGTTGCACCGTTGCTGGTTTGTCTTGGTGGGCCAAGAAAAGCGCCTCGAGCAATATTTGGGAGTATTGCTGGcacttttcaaagcattttctCTGCTCGATTTGAAAAGGGCGTCGTGCAGGGAGCGACCGCGCTGTGCAGCCCACCCCTCCTAAAACAGACCCCAAGCGCCTGTCAATCACGCCACATTCCAGCCAATCCCAAAGCTCCCATTGAAACAAGCCGCTGTGCCTGCTGTGCTTTTATATTTTGCACCGCGGCCTGTTTGCGGGGGCACTTTTACTACCACGGTTATTGCCGCAAAATCAAGAGGGCAAAAGGGAAAAGTGCGGGCGGGATGGCACTCGCGGCAACTCTCAGCCCTCCGGTGCGCTTTTCTGCTGCCAAGTTCACGGCCAACAATTTCACATGCAGATGATAAATGGCCAATTGGGATCAGACATTTCCACTGTGCTGTCCCGTCgcctcttttcttttcttccctcttctttctttctttttctttttttttcctcttttggattttttttcaacgaaAAGCCAAATCTTCCCCAGTTTGCAGCCCGCCACTTTTGCACCTAAAACATGACAAGCCTGCAGGCGAGGTTCAATGCAGGCTTCCCTTTCCCGTGCAGCGTCAACCCGGGGGAGAGGAGCAGTGAACCCAGCGTGGTGCTGCCACCTTTGGCAGGGGAGCACACGGGACTCCCCACTGGCACTTCCTTAAAACTCTGCCCCTCGCGTTCTCTGCGCGACTACCCCGAGACGAGGTCCAGTGCGTACGTTGACCACTCGCTCCCCCACTATCTGGAGCAGCCCGGCCCCAGGGGCTTCCTCCTCGGAGGCGGCATGCCACCGGGCACCGAGCAGCTGGCGCCATCAAGGGGGAACCACCAGGCGCGCTATCACCGCGACTTCCCCGGCTGCAGGGACGCCCGAACCGGCGCCCTTTTCGCCGGCTACCAGGAGCAGGCCTCCAGCGGCGAACCCGGCCAGATGATGCTGGGGTTCCCCGGCGACCTCCTCACCCGGGGCCACCCGTACGGGGGCGCCCCTACTCACAAGGGAGGCGTCACACCCTTCCTGGGGCTCTACAAACCCTTCGTGCAACATCGCGGTGGAGGAAGCGACACGCTCCTCAGGTGCGGGGCCAAAGTGAAGAGCGAGCTGGTGTGTAAGTGGAGTCCCGGCGGGCCGCCGTGCTCCAGAGCTTTCGGGACCATGTACGAACTCGTAAGCCACGTGACTGTCGAGCACGTCGGCTCGGCGGAGCAGCCTGAGTACGTGTGCCGGTGGGAGAGGTGCGCCCGCAACAGCAAGCCCTTCAAAGCCAAATACAAGCTGGTCAATCACGTCAGGGTccacactggggagaaaccctTCCCGTGCCCCTTCCACGGCTGCCAGAAGGTCTTCGCCAGGTCAGAGAACCTGAAAATCCACAAGAGGACGCACACAGGTTCGTTCCTTTACTCAATTTTGAAGTGGCTATAGGGCTGTGAAAGTAGGTTGGAAATCATCTACTATTTAGACAGCATTACGGCTCTGAATGATATAGCAGATATCTTTATTCATCCATAACTCATATTTTTTATGGACTCAAGATTGAGTGAACACTTTATAGAGGAAAATGATGAGCAACCTTTTTATTCTATGGGAGCCcagtggtagacgtccaatccatttgaactgggagaggtCGGTATTGATAATTCACTGCCAGCGccagtcaaaatgttttttagcgTCTATTGGGTCAAGAGCAATAAAATCTGatcattcttttaaaataatgtgaatatgaatatataattattatcatGACTGGCATTTTCCCCAAGGCGTGACTCGTTTTATAGGACAAATGCAAGAAATGAGTCAAGCAGTGCAGCGCCCCTACTGTATATATAGGCAGCACTGCCAGGGGGCCGCTCCCACTTCATTCCAgtgaaattattaaataaatctcgGGACACCGGAGAGCTCGTGACGTGGCGGTTACGCGCCTGGTGCGTACATGCAGGGACCACCTTCCCTATCCAAATATACCCCCCACCCTCTCATCTCCCCAAATGTATCTTCTATCCTCTTTTTAGTTACTTCATTTtactcaaatatatatattgcttATGCCCCCTCCTTTTAAATGAAGTACCATAATTGATCAACTCTTTGTTACCCCGTAATTcgttatgtatatatatttttaaaaagaatgtgcTTTCAAAGATGAGACTGCTAATCTAATTCCCAAATAGGGCTGAATCAAATACATAGCATAGTAATTAAAATTACTTACATTGATATTATTGACAGAAGAAAAGCATTGTATTTGAAagcaaaaattacatttaagtttctgtttaaaataaatgcacaaataagCATAATTATAATAGTATACTACTTTTATGCTTCTGAAAATGTTTTGGGGCCTGAAActtaaaataatcaattatCATTTCTGGTAATGTTTTGTATTGACCCAACAAAGCAAGCAATTCATTTCTTACAGACATTTTTCATGGCATGTTTGCTTTAATATTTGAATTACTATGATTAAGTTGTGGTTCAAAACAAGAAACAACAGTTGTGTAAACTCCTATTTCGTTGATTGGAAATGCCAGgccaacttaaaaaaacaaaccaaaaaactttgtacacatttattatttttcccaaCTTTAAAATTGATCATTTGAGATTGTTGTAACTAAAAACCCAATACAATCTTACTATTAGCACTAAATAATACAACACGCTTTGGTCTAATCATGGTttgtattaataaaaaaaattaggaaGGAAGCTACTGCTGCAAGTGTGAACTAagcaaaaacatacatatatattaacaataacaataataacatggAGCTAATATGCCATGACTTACATTGTAAATTGTTTGCATAATGAAAGCAGGAATTAACGATTCGCCCCATGCTGTGAGTACATCCACTGTCTCATTTTTTATGATTACAATAAAAGTCATTCACTTACTGGGCTCTACGAAACCGAATGTGTATTTATGATTATCTGGCCCATGTGTGCAATGTCTGCAATGGGGAGGGGGATAAAAGGGGCTGGGGGGCGGTTTTCCTTTACCACGATTCTGCTAAGCAACTGAGGCAAAAGCAGCAAAGCAACTTGACCTACATTTGGCAGCGAAAGTCACTCCATCACTTGTTGAGAACATCTTCTGAGACTAAAATAtccaaagtaaaaagaaaaaggaaaaaaaaatagcaggtgACGTGTGGAAACCTGCCAAAACATTAGGTATAATACACCTGCACCATCCTATCAGAGCCATCTGCAAATATAATACCTCCGGATGaaaattgcaaagaaaaaatatacagcAATCGGAGAAACGGGTAAGAGTAGTAGATTTCCAACCCATTATATAATTACGACCTCTGTTAGGTGCTTTCAAAGCTGGCGTGTAAGTGGGCCTAACCTCACCGCCCTCCACTTTGTCTCCATGTGCACGTGCAGGTGAAAAGCCTTTCAAATGTGAATTCGTGGGTTGTCACCGGAGGTTCGCCAACAGCAGCGACCGCAAGAAGCACTCGCACGTGCACTCCAGCGACAAGCCGTACACGTGCAAAGTAAGAGGCTGCGACAAGTGCTACACGCACCCGAGTTCGCTCCGCAAGCACATGAAGCTCCACGGCTCCAAGGAAGCCCCGAGCGGCGGTGGCTCAGTGCCCGCGGGAGGTGACGCCCATCCCGGCGATCGCTGCGACGAGTCCCCGCCGCTTCTCAGCTCCATCCACGAAGCGGGATCCTTGGTCTCGGTTAGTCCGGACGAGTCGAGGTCACGGCTCCCGTCCGGGTTCGACAACAGGTCGCAGCCCCTCCTGGACACGCGATTGCTCCAGAGAGCCTCTTACAGCGGCAGTGGAGGCGGAACTACCGCTGCGAGGGCCCAGGCCGCCCAGTACCACTGCGCCCAAGCCGGCCACACTTTCGCGCAGCAAAGCAGGACGTTTGCCTCGGCTCACTTCCAGAAAGGCTTCGTCAACGGGTGGTATACTTGTCACAATGGTGTCGACTCGTAATCGGACGAATGGTGGGCATTTCATTTGGTACACTCGCAGAAGATTGTATTaagtattaaaacaaataaaaatcaaagagACTTGGGAAGAGGCAAAATTATGAGTTGAGTTTATCTATttttcacccccaaaaaatccaacatttttaAACCACTTCAGGCTGTGACATGATGGCACTAAGCCAATTAATGTAACTTTAATTGTGTATAAAACAcactatacacatatatacacaatgatatacattatatattgtACAATATTATAAAGCAGGAAGCTATTTTGATTTTATCTGCTTATgatgcagatttaaaaaaaatatcattttcctCCTTTGGACATATTTAGCCGGTCGTGACCCACTGACCAAAATATCGTCCATTCACATCTAACTGACTTCAATTTCATcccctcataaaaaaaaatctctgtccCATTCAACCCATAAAATGTCTGACCAATATAGTTTAAAGTCATCTGCTCATC from the Stigmatopora nigra isolate UIUO_SnigA chromosome 14, RoL_Snig_1.1, whole genome shotgun sequence genome contains:
- the zic6 gene encoding zic family member 6, which translates into the protein MTSLQARFNAGFPFPCSVNPGERSSEPSVVLPPLAGEHTGLPTGTSLKLCPSRSLRDYPETRSSAYVDHSLPHYLEQPGPRGFLLGGGMPPGTEQLAPSRGNHQARYHRDFPGCRDARTGALFAGYQEQASSGEPGQMMLGFPGDLLTRGHPYGGAPTHKGGVTPFLGLYKPFVQHRGGGSDTLLRCGAKVKSELVCKWSPGGPPCSRAFGTMYELVSHVTVEHVGSAEQPEYVCRWERCARNSKPFKAKYKLVNHVRVHTGEKPFPCPFHGCQKVFARSENLKIHKRTHTGEKPFKCEFVGCHRRFANSSDRKKHSHVHSSDKPYTCKVRGCDKCYTHPSSLRKHMKLHGSKEAPSGGGSVPAGGDAHPGDRCDESPPLLSSIHEAGSLVSVSPDESRSRLPSGFDNRSQPLLDTRLLQRASYSGSGGGTTAARAQAAQYHCAQAGHTFAQQSRTFASAHFQKGFVNGWYTCHNGVDS